A genomic segment from Triticum dicoccoides isolate Atlit2015 ecotype Zavitan chromosome 1A, WEW_v2.0, whole genome shotgun sequence encodes:
- the LOC119271380 gene encoding cytochrome P450 89A2-like, which produces METWQIFLGVILFALPLTLLLFRSRKTGGGGTRRPIPPGPPSFPVLGSMVWLTNSPADGESLLRRLFARYGYIVSLRVGSQLSIFVADRRLAHAALVERGAALADRPTLASVRIMGENDNTITRASYGPVWRLLRRNLVSETLHPSRVRLFAPARSWVRRVLLDKLRDESSSGGAAVVETFQYAMFCLLVLMCFGELLDEPAVRAIAAAQRDQLLYITGKMAVFAFFPSLTKHLFRDRLRTAHAMRRRQKELLVPLINARREYKSSGGEPRKETTFEHSYVDTLLDIKLPEEGDRPLTDNELVILCSEFLNAGTDTTSTGLQWIMAELVKNPAIQEKLYEEIKATTGDDQEEVSGDDIHKMPYLKAVVLEGLRKHPPGHFVLPHKAAEDMEIGDYLIPKGATVNFMVAEMGRDEREWEKPLEFSPDRFLPGGAGEGVDVTGNREIKMMPFGVGRRICAGLGIAMLHLEYFVASMVREFEWQEVAGEEVDFAEKNEFTVVMKKPLRPRLVPRRS; this is translated from the coding sequence ATGGAGACATGGCAAATCTTCCTCGGCGTGATCCTCTTCGCCCTCCCGCTGACCCTCCTCCTTTTCCGCAGCCGTAAGACCGGCGGCGGCGGCACCCGGCGGCCCATCCCGCCTGGCCCGCCGTCCTTTCCGGTGCTGGGCAGTATGGTGTGGCTGACCAACTCGCCCGCCGACGGGGAGTCCCTCCTCCGGCGTCTGTTCGCGCGGTACGGTTACATAGTGTCGCTGCGCGTGGGCTCCCAGCTCTCCATCTTCGTCGCCGACCGCCGCCTCGCGCACGCGGCGCTCGTCGAGCGCGGTGCCGCTCTGGCCGACCGCCCTACCCTCGCGTCCGTCAGGATCATGGGCGAGAACGACAACACCATCACGCGGGCCAGCTACGGGCCCGTGTGGCGCCTCCTCCGCCGCAACCTCGTCTCCGAGACGCTGCACCCGTCCCGCGTCCGACTCTTCGCGCCGGCGCGCTCCTGGGTGCGCCGCGTGCTCCTCGACAAGCTGCGGGACGAGTCGTCATCCGGCGGGGCGGCCGTCGTGGAGACGTTCCAGTACGCCATGTTCTGTCTCCTGGTGCTCATGTGCTTCGGCGAGCTGCTCGACGAGCCCGCGGTGCGCGCGATCGCCGCCGCGCAGCGCGACCAGCTGCTCTACATCACCGGGAAAATGGCCGTCTTCGCGTTCTTTCCGTcgctcacaaagcacctcttccgcgACCGCCTCCGGACCGCGCACGCCATGCGGCGGCGGCAGAAGGAGCTGCTCGTGCCGCTGATCAACGCGCGGCGGGAGTACAAGAGCAGCGGCGGCGAGCCCAGAAAAGAGACGACGTTCGAGCACTCGTACGTCGACACCCTGCTCGACATCAAGCTCCCCGAGGAGGGCGACCGCCCGCTCACAGACAACGAGCTTGTCATCCTCTGCTCCGAATTTCTCAACGCCGGGACAGACACCACCTCCACCGGGCTGCAGTGGATCATGGCCGAACTGGTCAAGAACCCAGCAATCCAGGAGAAGCTCTACGAGGAGATCAAAGCCACGACGGGAGACGACCAAGAAGAGGTCTccggggacgacatccacaagatgccctacctcaaggcggtggTTCTCGAAGGCCTCCGGAAGCACCCGCCGGGGCACTTCGTGCTGCCGCACAAGGCGGCGGAGGACATGGAGATCGGCGATTACCTGATACCCAAGGGCGCCACGGTGAACTTCATGGTCGCCGAGATGGGCCGGGACGAGCGGGAGTGGGAGAAGCCGTTAGAGTTCTCTCCGGATCGGTTCCTGCCGGGCGGCGCGGGCGAGGGGGTGGACGTGACGGGCAACCGGGAGATCAAGATGATGCCGTTCGGCGTGGGCCGTAGGATCTGCGCCGGGCTGGGCATCGCCATGCTCCACCTGGAGTACTTCGTGGCCAGCATGGTGAGGGAGTTCGAGTGGcaggaggtcgccggcgaggaggtggaCTTCGCCGAGAAGAACGAGTTTACCGTCGTCATGAAGAAGCCGCTGCGTCCCCGACTCGTGCCCCGTAGGTCTTAG